Genomic DNA from Lactococcus garvieae:
AGTTCTTGACCTTTGGCTGTATTTATTAAGTTTTTAAGCAAGAAGAGCTTTTCATAAAAATGGTTGAGTGTTGTTCCTTTGTTTTTATGATAGGTATGTTTGTCAGAAAAACTTTCTGGCTTCACCGATGGATCATAAAGTGTTCTTCCATGTGTCCAGCCGTATTCCAACGTACGAACTATACCCCAGGCACCCATAGCATCGAGTCGATCCGCATCTTGAACGATTTGGCCATTGATATCTAACTCTTTTTGTTGAGTAAGATTAGAAGAATAACTCATATTATCTATGATATAGAAGATTTTATCTTGTTTTTCTTTTGAATAGTTGAGGGACTTTAGAAACTCAGCAACTTTTTGTTTTTGCAGAGCGACGTCAGGATAAAGTTTTTCATCATAGGTATCATGGAGATAAGCTGCAGCTAAAACTAAGTCAGAATCCGCTTGCGGTTCAGTGGCTAAGATTTTTTTTGCAAGTTGCACCACACGATAAATGTGGTCA
This window encodes:
- a CDS encoding HD domain-containing protein codes for the protein MIFEENIATFVQNIHQDNKDGHGFDHIYRVVQLAKKILATEPQADSDLVLAAAYLHDTYDEKLYPDVALQKQKVAEFLKSLNYSKEKQDKIFYIIDNMSYSSNLTQQKELDINGQIVQDADRLDAMGAWGIVRTLEYGWTHGRTLYDPSVKPESFSDKHTYHKNKGTTLNHFYEKLFLLKNLINTAKGQELAEKRDKIMHEFVAAIEEEYML